In one Leptospira fletcheri genomic region, the following are encoded:
- a CDS encoding RNA polymerase sigma factor produces the protein MEQKEFALLIDSTKHIVLSAIKKNLYEEFYDSIDDVAQETYIRAYKSLAANKFRGESSHSTWLYTIARNESLRMNQKRTRQANLASRLKEKVVLDSILNPKEEFDETGAELELKDLISNLPWKYKSVLALVSEGYKEQQIAQKLGIPEGTVKSRSFRGKQMLKKLFFQES, from the coding sequence ATGGAACAAAAAGAATTTGCCCTTCTTATCGATTCGACAAAGCACATCGTGCTCTCCGCAATAAAGAAAAACCTGTACGAGGAGTTTTACGATTCGATAGACGACGTCGCCCAAGAAACGTATATCCGCGCCTACAAAAGTTTGGCGGCCAACAAGTTCAGGGGGGAATCTTCGCATAGCACCTGGTTATATACGATCGCGCGCAACGAATCCTTGCGCATGAACCAAAAGAGGACTCGCCAGGCGAATCTAGCTTCTAGGCTGAAAGAGAAAGTCGTCCTGGATTCCATACTGAATCCTAAAGAGGAATTCGATGAAACCGGTGCCGAATTGGAATTGAAGGATCTGATTTCCAACCTTCCTTGGAAATACAAATCGGTCCTTGCCTTGGTTTCGGAAGGATATAAAGAACAACAAATCGCCCAAAAACTCGGTATCCCGGAAGGAACGGTAAAATCCAGATCCTTCCGCGGAAAGCAGATGCTGAAAAAACTTTTTTTTCAGGAAAGCTAG
- a CDS encoding SanA/YdcF family protein, with translation MGNSLPSKSPPPISTRFQREQKRLFVIFSLVLCFGIPASIDLSIEREYVLRTNHAGNYRSLRPATVAIVPGASVYKNAPSPVLKDRLDCAVELYRQGKVRKILLSGDNGSSYYNEVKPMLLYVLERKVNERDVFVDHAGFRTLDTLVRAKQIFQVKDAIFVSQKFHQPRAAFIAKKIGLELQSYESDRRPYVSGPFSRVREFFARTLAWVDMNLANTAPKYLGNPYPIEGSGIKTWKGSVL, from the coding sequence ATGGGCAATTCCCTTCCTTCTAAATCTCCGCCTCCGATCTCCACTCGCTTCCAGAGGGAACAAAAGCGACTGTTTGTCATTTTTTCCCTGGTATTGTGCTTCGGAATTCCCGCGTCCATTGACCTCTCCATAGAGCGGGAATATGTCCTTAGGACAAATCATGCCGGTAATTACAGATCCTTGCGACCAGCTACGGTTGCCATCGTTCCGGGCGCCTCCGTCTATAAAAACGCTCCTTCCCCGGTGCTGAAAGACCGATTGGATTGTGCTGTGGAATTGTACAGGCAGGGAAAAGTCCGTAAGATCCTTTTGTCCGGAGATAACGGATCGAGCTATTACAACGAAGTCAAACCTATGCTTCTATACGTCTTGGAAAGAAAAGTGAACGAAAGAGACGTGTTCGTGGACCACGCAGGTTTCCGAACCTTGGATACTTTGGTTCGTGCAAAGCAAATCTTTCAGGTAAAAGACGCAATCTTTGTCAGTCAGAAATTCCACCAACCTAGGGCGGCTTTTATCGCAAAAAAGATCGGCCTGGAATTGCAATCCTACGAATCGGATCGTCGACCTTACGTTAGCGGACCGTTCAGCCGAGTTCGCGAATTCTTTGCTAGAACTCTTGCTTGGGTCGATATGAATTTGGCAAACACTGCGCCGAAATATCTCGGGAATCCCTATCCGATAGAAGGAAGCGGCATCAAAACTTGGAAAGGTTCCGTCCTTTAA
- a CDS encoding NAD-dependent epimerase/dehydratase family protein — translation MKCLVTGAEGFVGTYLVRELLKRPGYEVLGLGLREQSRTLSFAFRTCDLRDSPNLARLLDDFVPDVVFHLAGQAFVPKAIEDPMETLEINVGGTLNLLESLGKSGRKVRFLYVSSADVYGNLKPENLPVSENAIPVPLNPYSSSKVAAETYCLQYSRSIESLETIVARPFNHIGIGQNPKFVVPNFCRQILEVQSMSQTSKGSPKKIMVGDLNPTRDFLHVQDVVSAYVLLSEKGKSGEIYNICSGNETKISEILHWLIEFTGEAIRPEVDPARIRPAEMLRSKGDNSKLRDLGWKPKISVKDAVREIYEHMRDNDFSLS, via the coding sequence ATGAAATGTCTGGTAACCGGTGCAGAAGGATTTGTAGGGACATATCTTGTCCGCGAGCTCCTGAAACGTCCCGGATACGAGGTTCTGGGTTTAGGCCTTCGGGAGCAGAGTAGGACTTTGTCCTTTGCTTTTCGTACCTGTGACCTACGGGATTCCCCAAATCTTGCTAGATTATTGGATGATTTTGTTCCCGATGTCGTTTTTCACCTGGCGGGCCAAGCATTCGTTCCAAAAGCGATCGAAGACCCGATGGAAACATTGGAGATTAACGTCGGCGGAACCCTGAATTTACTCGAGTCACTCGGAAAATCCGGACGTAAGGTTCGGTTTTTGTACGTTTCCTCCGCGGACGTGTACGGAAATTTAAAGCCGGAAAATCTTCCGGTTTCCGAGAATGCGATTCCGGTTCCTCTCAATCCGTATTCTTCCTCGAAAGTCGCAGCCGAAACCTATTGCCTACAATATTCCAGAAGCATCGAATCCCTAGAGACCATAGTCGCGAGGCCCTTCAATCATATCGGGATAGGCCAGAATCCGAAATTCGTCGTTCCGAATTTCTGTAGGCAGATTTTAGAAGTGCAATCTATGTCTCAGACCTCCAAAGGTTCGCCGAAAAAAATCATGGTCGGGGATCTGAATCCGACCCGGGATTTTCTGCATGTCCAAGACGTGGTTTCCGCATATGTTCTTTTGTCGGAAAAAGGAAAGTCGGGAGAGATCTATAATATCTGTTCCGGAAATGAGACTAAGATTTCCGAGATTCTGCATTGGCTGATCGAGTTTACTGGAGAAGCGATCCGTCCCGAAGTCGATCCGGCTCGAATTCGTCCTGCAGAAATGCTTCGTTCTAAAGGAGATAACTCCAAGTTGAGAGATTTGGGCTGGAAGCCTAAGATTTCGGTGAAGGATGCCGTTCGGGAAATCTACGAGCACATGCGCGACAATGATTTTTCCTTATCTTAA
- a CDS encoding LIC_10202 family protein, whose translation MEERSPDIIEIKDAAVNVRELMEEIESRLARRPVTKEELEKLSRWKFSPESPEGYREFDAAETAHLFEKGIAPPKFTNPKFRFIRGPLRWIFISMVEFYAFLDKKLAENRTRAFYSVLNELILLRGDHEKLKRKFERFYNEFVELNYSLRREIKPEFLWSSEFLYEEETLEESEKLLVSMITPADSVLVLNPEWGKFLKHLLKAQIEFRCVSWNTNQYEFIKEQIYNSAENLSFDELLPQPPLPSKIVMPSNLCLLPNWVLEKLFRNLAQKSAPGTELLFRYSNFSNRFASPFQPVLLTQIGESSLREFLRKLGFKNVAETKVGDGFAVVSFRK comes from the coding sequence ATGGAAGAACGATCCCCCGACATCATCGAAATTAAAGACGCTGCCGTGAACGTTCGGGAGCTGATGGAAGAAATCGAATCCCGTCTAGCCAGGCGTCCTGTTACTAAAGAGGAATTGGAAAAACTCTCCCGTTGGAAGTTTTCTCCCGAATCCCCGGAGGGATATCGAGAGTTCGATGCCGCGGAAACAGCCCATCTTTTCGAGAAAGGGATCGCTCCTCCGAAATTTACGAATCCTAAGTTTCGATTCATTCGCGGGCCTTTGCGCTGGATCTTCATCAGCATGGTGGAGTTCTACGCGTTTTTGGACAAGAAACTCGCAGAGAATAGAACCCGCGCATTTTACAGCGTATTAAACGAACTGATTCTCCTAAGAGGGGATCATGAAAAACTGAAGCGGAAGTTCGAACGTTTTTATAACGAATTTGTTGAATTGAATTATTCCCTACGCAGGGAAATAAAACCGGAGTTTCTCTGGTCCAGTGAATTCCTGTACGAAGAAGAAACGCTGGAAGAGAGCGAAAAACTTCTCGTTTCCATGATCACTCCGGCAGATTCCGTATTAGTATTGAATCCTGAATGGGGGAAGTTCCTAAAACATCTCCTAAAAGCGCAGATCGAGTTTCGCTGCGTTTCTTGGAATACGAACCAGTACGAATTTATAAAGGAACAAATCTACAACTCCGCGGAAAATCTTTCTTTCGATGAGTTGCTTCCTCAGCCTCCTCTTCCTTCAAAAATCGTGATGCCTTCGAATCTTTGTCTCCTGCCGAATTGGGTCTTAGAAAAATTGTTCCGAAATCTTGCCCAAAAATCCGCTCCCGGGACGGAACTTCTCTTCCGATATTCCAATTTTTCCAACCGGTTCGCTTCGCCGTTTCAACCGGTTTTACTGACTCAGATAGGAGAATCGTCCCTAAGAGAATTTCTCCGCAAGTTAGGATTTAAAAACGTAGCAGAGACGAAAGTCGGCGACGGATTTGCCGTAGTCAGCTTTAGAAAATGA
- a CDS encoding glycosyltransferase family 4 protein, with protein MKVYQHITEFRDRDGIGNDIKGIRSALESIRIPSEIVCLADLSSGELPVQNFYNIDWVGIPGNDQVHILQYGGPGYPLDDFLALRGRKFIRFQNVTPPAFFQPFLEEDMFQLFSLEFKKSVIELHKMKRYVQAFLPSSKFSASNLEDLNITHSKVLPIVRKYVWSERNRRKKNGHTLGFVGRLIPNKKIEDLLLLVYFLKRINNKYRILVCGSVPTYFEEYFAKLKKMAWDLGLGENLQFRMGPTDHEMDRFWDEMDAYVSMSEHEGFGIPLVEALSKDLPVFAYSCTAVPETLRGAGFLFNNKDLNGLRKLAEWIHLILQTEGSGKPLTGEEASVKRREVVEEYNSIPFERFFKQLLTIRETASSAY; from the coding sequence ATGAAGGTATACCAACATATCACCGAATTCCGCGATCGGGACGGGATCGGAAACGATATAAAAGGAATACGATCCGCATTGGAATCGATCCGAATTCCCTCGGAAATCGTATGCTTGGCGGACCTGAGCTCAGGAGAACTACCTGTTCAAAATTTTTATAATATAGATTGGGTCGGCATCCCGGGTAACGATCAAGTCCACATTCTCCAATACGGAGGCCCGGGATATCCGCTGGACGATTTTCTTGCGTTGCGCGGAAGAAAATTCATCCGATTTCAAAACGTTACTCCTCCGGCTTTTTTCCAGCCTTTTTTGGAAGAGGATATGTTCCAACTCTTCTCGTTGGAATTTAAAAAATCCGTTATAGAATTGCACAAGATGAAGCGTTACGTGCAGGCGTTTCTTCCGAGTTCGAAATTCAGCGCTTCCAATCTGGAAGATCTGAATATAACGCATTCGAAAGTTTTACCGATAGTCAGGAAATACGTTTGGTCGGAAAGAAATCGTCGAAAAAAAAACGGTCATACTCTGGGTTTTGTCGGAAGATTGATCCCCAACAAAAAAATCGAGGACTTGCTTCTATTAGTCTATTTCCTGAAGCGAATCAACAATAAATATAGAATCCTAGTATGCGGATCTGTCCCTACCTACTTCGAGGAGTACTTCGCTAAACTGAAAAAAATGGCTTGGGATTTAGGTCTGGGGGAAAACCTGCAATTCAGAATGGGGCCGACCGACCATGAAATGGATCGCTTTTGGGACGAAATGGACGCATACGTTAGCATGAGCGAACACGAAGGATTCGGAATCCCGTTGGTGGAAGCTTTGAGCAAAGACTTGCCCGTCTTCGCATATTCCTGCACGGCTGTCCCCGAAACCCTTCGCGGCGCCGGATTCCTGTTTAATAATAAGGACTTAAACGGTCTGAGAAAATTGGCCGAGTGGATCCACCTGATCCTCCAAACCGAAGGTTCCGGAAAACCTTTGACCGGAGAAGAAGCATCGGTTAAGCGAAGAGAAGTTGTGGAGGAATACAATTCTATTCCCTTTGAACGTTTTTTTAAACAACTTTTGACGATTCGGGAAACGGCTTCCTCCGCTTATTAA
- a CDS encoding glycosyltransferase family 4 protein translates to MARQNIHQFAAGFNLGDAISNEMQSLKSVFRRLGYSSEIFAENTGPGTGALVKKYKYCHAKNKDIIFYHHSIHSSVFEYIQRMKCPKVLVYHNVTPPSYFEKYDLKLTYLLGQGREELSQIRDEFNAVFAVSDFNKRELEELGYENVKILPITYQIPPKPNFVASRTDELQFRGPRFLFVGRITPNKKQDDLIRFAYYYSKTFGPDFQLFLVGFSSKELYLYREELERMLDFYKLRQNVIITDFLSEESLQRIYRECDLFISMSEHEGFCVPLLEAMVHGIPVMAYDAGAVRETLSGAGVLFKEKRMDLLVGLANKIVNDPELNRAVLKTQEERIGNFSRVRPESILRPVLAELA, encoded by the coding sequence ATGGCAAGACAAAATATCCATCAATTCGCTGCGGGCTTTAATTTAGGGGACGCGATTTCGAACGAAATGCAATCCCTAAAGTCGGTGTTCCGAAGACTAGGCTATTCTTCCGAAATTTTCGCCGAAAATACCGGTCCAGGAACCGGAGCGCTGGTAAAGAAGTACAAATATTGTCATGCGAAAAACAAGGATATCATATTCTATCATCATTCCATCCATTCTTCCGTGTTCGAATATATACAGAGAATGAAATGTCCGAAAGTTCTGGTTTATCACAACGTTACTCCTCCTTCCTATTTCGAAAAATACGATCTGAAACTGACTTATCTTTTAGGGCAAGGGCGTGAAGAACTCTCGCAGATACGCGACGAATTCAATGCTGTGTTCGCGGTTTCGGATTTCAACAAACGGGAATTGGAGGAATTAGGTTATGAAAACGTAAAAATATTACCCATAACTTATCAAATTCCGCCCAAACCGAACTTCGTGGCTTCCCGCACGGACGAATTACAATTTAGGGGACCTAGATTCCTATTTGTGGGAAGGATTACGCCGAATAAAAAACAGGACGATCTGATCCGATTCGCTTATTATTACTCCAAGACATTCGGCCCCGATTTCCAGCTTTTTCTGGTAGGATTCAGTTCCAAAGAATTGTATCTATATCGCGAAGAACTGGAACGGATGCTGGATTTTTACAAGTTGAGACAAAACGTTATCATTACCGATTTTTTGTCCGAAGAGAGTCTGCAAAGGATTTACAGGGAATGCGACCTATTTATTTCCATGAGCGAACACGAAGGATTTTGTGTTCCGTTGTTGGAAGCCATGGTCCACGGAATTCCGGTAATGGCCTACGACGCCGGGGCAGTCCGGGAAACTCTTTCCGGAGCAGGGGTCTTATTTAAGGAAAAACGAATGGATCTACTCGTTGGACTCGCGAACAAGATCGTAAACGACCCTGAATTAAATCGGGCCGTTCTGAAAACTCAGGAAGAACGGATCGGGAACTTTTCAAGAGTTCGCCCAGAATCCATTTTGAGGCCGGTCCTTGCAGAACTCGCGTAG